CCCACCGAATTTCCCGCCGGGCTTCACCTGCCGGTCATCCTGAAGCGCGAAGACCCGAGAGACGCCTGGTTCTGCACGACGGGAGACACCTTCGCCACCATAAAGCAGGGCGCGAGAATCGGCACCTCCAGCCTTAGGAGAAAGATTCAGCTCTGGTCCCGCCGCCCCGACCTCGTCTTCGAGGACCTTCGCGGCAACGTGGACACGCGCCTTCGCAAGCTCGAAGAGGGGCAGTACGACGCCATCGTCCTCGCGGCGGCCGGGGTAAAGCGCCTTCGCCTCGCGGACAAGGTCAGCGCCTATCTCGGCAGCGAAGACGTTCTTCCCGCCGTCGGTCAGGGCGCGGTGGGAATAGAGTGCAGGTCGGACGACCCCGATACCAACGCTCTCATAGCCCCCCTACGCGACGAGGAGACCTATACGCGAGTCAAGGCCGAAAGGGCCTTCCTACGCCGCCTCGAAGGCGGCTGTCAGGTTCCCATCGCCTGTTACTCCGAGGTTGACGGAGAAAATATCCACATCCGCGGCCTCGTCGGCAGCCTCGACGGGCAGCGCGTCGTGACCGGCGAAATTACCGGAAACAAGAGCGAAGGGCTCAGTCTCGGCGTTTCGCTGGCCGAAGAGCTTCTGGGCAGGGGCGCGAGGGAGATACTCGCCGAGGTCTACGCGCAGGGGCTCTACAAGGAATGAGCGGCTTTGTCTACCTCGTGGGCGCGGGACCGGGCGATCCGGGACTCCTCACCCTGCGGGGGCGTGAAGTGCTCGAAAGGGCGCAGGCGGTAATCTACGATTACCTCGTCCACACGGATATCCTCGAATACGCCCCGAAGGACGCTCTTCTCCAGAAGATGGGGAAGCAGGGCCACGGAGCGCAGCACCCGCAGGATGCGATAACCGAGAGGATAATCGAGCTGGCGAAGCAGGGGCTTCGGGTCGTCCGCCTCAAGGGCGGCGATCCCTCCATCTTCGGCAGAATGGGCGAGGAAGCGCTGGCGATAACCGAGGCGGGCATACC
This genomic interval from bacterium contains the following:
- a CDS encoding hydroxymethylbilane synthase, yielding MSKRALKIATRKSPLALWQANWVKDQLEALYPGIEVELVRIMTKGDKILDVPLAKVGGKGLFVKEIEDALVDGRADIAVHSMKDVPTEFPAGLHLPVILKREDPRDAWFCTTGDTFATIKQGARIGTSSLRRKIQLWSRRPDLVFEDLRGNVDTRLRKLEEGQYDAIVLAAAGVKRLRLADKVSAYLGSEDVLPAVGQGAVGIECRSDDPDTNALIAPLRDEETYTRVKAERAFLRRLEGGCQVPIACYSEVDGENIHIRGLVGSLDGQRVVTGEITGNKSEGLSLGVSLAEELLGRGAREILAEVYAQGLYKE